In Xanthomonas theicola, a single genomic region encodes these proteins:
- a CDS encoding TetR/AcrR family transcriptional regulator, protein MVTLSDLSPAQSALLDATERLVYAGGIHATGMDAIVNASGVARKTLYRHYSTKEALVEAALLRRDARWMRWFVAATSASDDPVERLLSCFDALRDWFGSSDFHGCAFLNAAGEIGDPGSRIRAVSHGHKRCLRDYLLELVTATGHPDSSELAEQFLILIDGAISVVLVLGGANAAGSAKHAARRFLGLPSLDTKP, encoded by the coding sequence ATGGTCACGTTATCCGATCTGTCTCCTGCGCAATCGGCATTGCTCGACGCGACCGAGCGCCTCGTCTACGCGGGTGGCATCCACGCCACCGGCATGGACGCGATCGTCAACGCGTCTGGGGTGGCTCGCAAGACGCTCTACCGCCATTACTCGACGAAGGAAGCCCTGGTCGAGGCCGCGCTGTTGCGTCGCGACGCGCGTTGGATGCGGTGGTTCGTCGCTGCCACGTCGGCGAGCGACGATCCCGTCGAACGCCTGCTGTCGTGTTTCGATGCGCTGCGCGATTGGTTCGGATCCAGCGACTTCCATGGCTGTGCGTTTCTGAATGCGGCTGGCGAGATCGGCGACCCGGGCAGCCGCATTCGCGCGGTTTCGCACGGACACAAGCGTTGCCTGCGCGACTACCTGCTCGAACTCGTCACCGCCACCGGCCACCCGGATTCGAGCGAGTTGGCAGAACAATTCCTGATCCTGATCGACGGCGCAATCTCTGTTGTGCTGGTCCTCGGCGGCGCCAACGCCGCAGGCAGTGCCAAGCATGCCGCCCGTCGATTCCTGGGACTGCCCTCTCTCGACACCAAACCATGA
- a CDS encoding outer membrane protein transport protein, whose translation MQTATQFARFTALAVGIVGALAIGQAHSAAFQLKENSAKGLGRAFAGSGSAAGDASIIAANPAGMRQLDGNTFQADLSAIQFSAKYRGGGTYATGTPISGGDGGDAGMIAPVPAVYFHVPFGENNNMHFGTSLTVPFGFKTEYDRNWVGRYNGVKTELQAIDLNLAFSYDVNPYVSFGASVFAERLDIDLSNAVDFGTILAARRVPGFAPGSADGYSRIKGNSTDVGFTLGGLFSVDENTHIGFSYRSQVEHKITDGDADFTTPSNAATVLGIAAPGTFVDTKGRATVKLPASATASFTHNVNEQWTVMADVSRTAWSKFDRVTVDFASNQPDSVLDFSYRDTTFVSVGADYRMSDTLTLRGGLAYDQTPTTDAHRDVRVPDASRKWVSLGLSWRPSEQAEYSFGYTHLFTSDPRIASTSATGNTLVGRYDVSGNVLAAAVNYKF comes from the coding sequence ATGCAAACCGCAACCCAGTTCGCCCGTTTCACCGCCCTGGCCGTCGGCATCGTCGGCGCCCTGGCCATTGGCCAGGCGCACAGCGCCGCGTTCCAGCTCAAGGAAAACAGCGCCAAGGGCCTGGGCCGCGCCTTCGCCGGCTCCGGCAGCGCCGCCGGTGACGCCTCGATCATCGCCGCCAACCCGGCCGGCATGCGCCAGCTCGACGGCAACACGTTCCAGGCCGACCTCAGCGCCATCCAGTTCTCGGCCAAGTATCGGGGCGGCGGCACCTACGCCACCGGCACACCGATCTCCGGCGGCGACGGCGGCGACGCCGGTATGATCGCGCCGGTCCCGGCGGTCTACTTCCACGTGCCGTTCGGCGAGAACAACAACATGCACTTCGGCACCTCGCTGACCGTGCCGTTCGGCTTCAAGACCGAATACGACCGCAATTGGGTCGGCCGCTACAACGGCGTCAAGACCGAGTTGCAGGCGATCGACCTGAATCTGGCGTTCTCCTACGACGTGAACCCGTACGTGTCGTTCGGCGCGTCGGTGTTCGCCGAGCGCCTGGACATCGACCTGTCCAACGCCGTCGATTTCGGCACCATCCTGGCCGCGCGTCGGGTGCCGGGCTTCGCGCCGGGCAGCGCCGACGGCTACTCGCGGATCAAGGGCAACAGCACCGATGTCGGCTTCACCCTCGGCGGCCTGTTCAGTGTCGACGAGAACACCCATATCGGCTTCAGCTACCGTTCGCAGGTCGAGCACAAGATCACCGACGGCGACGCCGACTTCACCACCCCGTCCAATGCTGCCACCGTGCTCGGCATCGCCGCGCCGGGTACCTTCGTCGACACCAAGGGCCGCGCCACGGTCAAGCTGCCGGCCAGCGCGACCGCCAGCTTCACCCACAACGTCAACGAGCAGTGGACGGTGATGGCCGATGTCAGCCGCACCGCCTGGAGCAAGTTCGACCGGGTCACGGTGGACTTCGCGTCCAACCAGCCCGACAGCGTGCTGGACTTCTCCTACCGCGACACCACCTTCGTCTCGGTCGGCGCCGATTACCGCATGAGCGATACGCTGACCCTGCGCGGCGGCCTGGCCTACGACCAGACCCCGACCACCGACGCGCACCGCGACGTGCGCGTGCCCGATGCGAGCCGCAAATGGGTTTCGCTGGGCCTGAGCTGGCGTCCGTCCGAACAGGCCGAGTACAGTTTCGGCTATACCCACCTGTTCACCAGCGATCCGCGCATCGCCTCCACCAGCGCCACCGGCAACACGCTGGTCGGTCGCTACGATGTGAGCGGCAACGTGCTGGCCGCCGCGGTCAACTACAAGTTCTGA
- a CDS encoding rhomboid family intramembrane serine protease: MFVSIPSRDRTTLRWAMPLLFAAMWLAFLWSISRPDEARATLWLDWGALSAGVASPRDWLATVQDGSVLRLFTALFLHADWSHLLGNLVFLLIFGLPAERVLGPWRFLLLFLGGGAISNLAAVFAIGAPDRVIIGASGAVSALIGTYLALFPRAKLGVVLPLGLFLEFVRAPASLLIGTWAALQVVFAYIGPAFGMVAWSAHLTGFGFGMAYGLYVRAAIARRLRKRKGF; the protein is encoded by the coding sequence ATGTTCGTCTCCATCCCTTCCCGCGATCGGACCACGTTGCGCTGGGCCATGCCGCTGCTGTTCGCCGCGATGTGGCTGGCCTTCCTGTGGTCGATCAGCCGCCCCGACGAGGCGCGGGCGACGCTGTGGCTGGACTGGGGCGCGCTCTCGGCTGGGGTCGCCAGCCCGCGCGACTGGCTGGCGACGGTGCAGGACGGCAGCGTGCTGCGCCTGTTCACCGCGCTGTTCCTGCACGCGGACTGGTCGCACCTGCTCGGCAACCTGGTGTTTCTGCTGATCTTCGGCCTGCCCGCCGAGCGCGTGCTCGGGCCGTGGCGCTTCCTGCTGCTGTTCCTCGGCGGCGGCGCCATCTCCAACCTGGCCGCGGTGTTCGCGATCGGCGCCCCGGACCGGGTCATCATCGGCGCCAGCGGCGCGGTCTCGGCGCTGATCGGCACCTACCTGGCGTTGTTCCCGCGCGCCAAGCTCGGCGTGGTGCTGCCGTTGGGGCTGTTCCTGGAATTCGTGCGCGCACCGGCCTCGCTGCTGATCGGCACCTGGGCGGCGCTGCAGGTGGTGTTCGCCTACATCGGTCCGGCGTTCGGCATGGTCGCCTGGTCGGCGCACCTGACCGGCTTCGGCTTCGGCATGGCGTACGGGCTGTACGTGCGCGCGGCGATCGCGCGGCGCCTGCGCAAGCGCAAGGGTTTCTGA
- a CDS encoding DUF1820 family protein, which translates to MAKPLYKVTFLNHGKVYELYAQHVGSSHLWGFSEIGALLFDLRDGLVIDPTEERLREEFGGTKMLHLPMQSIVRIEEVEKKGQSAIRDAATGEKVITPFPMPSKPR; encoded by the coding sequence ATGGCCAAGCCCCTGTACAAGGTGACGTTCCTCAACCACGGCAAGGTGTACGAACTGTACGCGCAGCATGTGGGCAGCAGCCACCTGTGGGGCTTCAGCGAGATCGGCGCGCTGCTGTTCGATCTGCGCGACGGCCTGGTCATCGATCCCACCGAAGAGCGCCTGCGCGAGGAATTCGGCGGCACCAAGATGCTGCACCTGCCGATGCAGAGCATCGTGCGCATCGAGGAAGTGGAAAAGAAGGGCCAGTCCGCGATCCGCGACGCGGCCACTGGCGAAAAGGTGATCACGCCGTTTCCGATGCCGAGCAAACCGCGCTGA
- a CDS encoding L-fuconate dehydratase, whose translation MSKIVALETFDVRFPTSRELDGSDAMNPDPDYSAAYLRLRTDADDGLAGYGLVFTIGRGNDVQSAASAALSHHVVGREVEEVIGDLGGFARTLTDDSQLRWLGPEKGVMHMAIGGVINAAWDMAARRAGKPLWRYIAELSPEQLVTTIDFRYLTDALTPDDALALLRAAEPLRAERLQTLLEQGYPAYTTSPGWLGYSDEKLVRLAKQAVADGFRTIKLKVGANVQDDIRRCRLARAAIGPDIALAVDANQRWDVGPAIAWMRQLAEFDIAWIEEPTSPDDVLGHAAIRQGIAPVPVSTGEHTQNRVVFKQLLQAGAVDLIQIDAARVGGVNENLAILLLAAKFGVRVFPHAGGVGLCELVQHLAMADFVAITGKMEDRAIEFVDHLHQHFVDPVRIAHGRYLAPTLPGFSAEMHAQSVAQYLYPDGPFWSADLAAQQA comes from the coding sequence ATGAGCAAAATCGTTGCCCTCGAGACCTTCGACGTGCGTTTCCCCACGTCGCGCGAACTGGACGGTTCCGATGCGATGAACCCGGATCCGGACTACTCGGCCGCCTACCTGCGCCTGCGCACCGATGCCGACGACGGCCTGGCCGGCTACGGCCTGGTGTTCACCATCGGCCGCGGCAACGACGTGCAGAGCGCGGCGAGCGCGGCGCTGTCACACCACGTGGTCGGACGCGAGGTGGAGGAGGTCATCGGCGACCTGGGCGGCTTCGCGCGCACCCTCACCGACGATTCGCAGCTGCGCTGGCTGGGCCCGGAGAAGGGTGTGATGCACATGGCCATCGGCGGCGTCATCAACGCCGCCTGGGACATGGCCGCGCGCCGCGCCGGCAAGCCGCTGTGGCGCTACATCGCCGAGCTGTCGCCGGAACAGCTGGTGACCACCATCGACTTCCGCTACCTCACCGACGCGCTGACCCCCGACGACGCGCTGGCGCTGCTGCGCGCGGCCGAACCGCTGCGCGCCGAGCGCCTGCAGACGCTGCTCGAACAGGGCTATCCGGCCTACACCACCTCGCCCGGCTGGCTCGGCTACTCCGACGAGAAGCTGGTGCGCCTGGCCAAGCAGGCGGTGGCCGACGGCTTCCGCACCATCAAGCTCAAGGTCGGCGCCAACGTGCAGGACGACATCCGCCGCTGCCGCCTGGCGCGCGCCGCGATCGGTCCGGACATCGCGCTGGCGGTGGACGCCAACCAGCGCTGGGACGTGGGCCCGGCGATCGCCTGGATGCGCCAGCTGGCCGAGTTCGACATCGCCTGGATCGAGGAGCCGACCAGCCCCGACGATGTACTCGGCCACGCCGCGATCCGCCAGGGCATCGCGCCGGTGCCGGTGTCCACCGGCGAGCACACCCAGAACCGGGTGGTGTTCAAGCAGCTGCTGCAGGCCGGCGCGGTGGACCTGATCCAGATCGACGCCGCGCGCGTGGGTGGGGTCAACGAGAATCTGGCGATCCTGCTGCTGGCGGCGAAGTTCGGCGTGCGCGTGTTCCCGCATGCCGGCGGCGTCGGCCTGTGCGAACTGGTGCAGCACCTGGCGATGGCCGATTTCGTCGCCATCACCGGCAAGATGGAGGACCGCGCGATCGAATTCGTCGACCACCTGCACCAGCACTTCGTCGATCCGGTGCGGATCGCGCACGGCCGCTATCTGGCGCCGACCCTGCCCGGCTTCTCGGCCGAGATGCACGCGCAGTCGGTCGCCCAGTACCTGTATCCGGACGGCCCGTTCTGGAGCGCGGACCTGGCCGCGCAGCAGGCATAG
- a CDS encoding fumarylacetoacetate hydrolase family protein, with protein MKLLRYGEPGHERPALLDADGRLRDLSALIDDVAGEHLTAAGLDKLRALDPATLPKVDGEVRYGPAVGRVGKFICVGLNYADHAAESGMAVPAMPVLFMKATTAISGPNDTVTIPRGSRKSDWEVELGVVIGDVARDVPREDALQHVAGYAVVNDLSEREFQLEHGGQWVKGKSCDGFGPLGPWLVTADEVPDPQNLSMWLEVNGHRYQDGSTRTMVFGVAELVSYISRYMTLLPGDVISTGTPPGVGLGQKPPVYLQPGDVMALGIEGLGEQRQTVVAHPRDAQ; from the coding sequence ATGAAACTGCTGCGCTATGGCGAACCCGGCCACGAACGCCCGGCCCTGCTCGACGCCGACGGCCGCCTGCGCGACCTGTCCGCGCTCATCGACGATGTCGCCGGCGAGCACCTCACCGCCGCCGGCCTGGACAAGCTGCGTGCGCTCGATCCGGCCACACTGCCCAAGGTGGACGGCGAGGTGCGCTACGGGCCGGCCGTGGGCCGGGTCGGCAAGTTCATCTGCGTCGGGCTCAACTACGCCGACCATGCCGCCGAGTCGGGCATGGCGGTGCCGGCGATGCCGGTGCTGTTCATGAAGGCCACCACCGCGATCAGCGGTCCCAACGACACCGTGACGATCCCGCGCGGTTCCAGGAAGAGCGACTGGGAAGTGGAACTGGGCGTGGTGATCGGCGACGTCGCCCGCGATGTGCCGCGGGAGGACGCGCTCCAGCACGTCGCCGGCTATGCGGTGGTCAACGACCTGTCCGAACGCGAGTTCCAGCTCGAGCACGGCGGACAGTGGGTCAAGGGCAAGAGTTGCGACGGCTTCGGCCCGCTCGGCCCGTGGCTGGTCACCGCCGACGAGGTGCCGGACCCGCAGAACCTGTCGATGTGGCTGGAGGTCAACGGCCATCGCTACCAGGACGGCAGCACGCGCACGATGGTGTTCGGCGTGGCCGAGCTGGTCAGCTACATCAGCCGCTACATGACGCTGCTGCCGGGCGACGTGATCAGCACCGGCACGCCGCCGGGCGTGGGCCTGGGGCAGAAGCCGCCGGTCTACCTGCAGCCGGGCGACGTGATGGCGCTGGGCATCGAAGGCCTCGGCGAGCAGCGCCAGACCGTGGTCGCGCACCCGCGCGACGCGCAGTAA